The genomic segment TCCCGCAGATCGGCCGTGATCACGCTGGCCATCTGGTCGAAGAGCAACTCCTTCGGCACGCCGCCGAAAAAGGCGAATGCCTCCTCCAGCCCCGAGAAGAGGGTGCGCATGTCCTGGCGGGGGAAGAAGCGCAGCCACAGCAGGCGCGAGTAGCCCAGCACCACCAGCAACGCGTATCTCTTGCCCCAGGGCAGGCGCACCTCGGCGAAGTCGACCTGCCCCTGCACGCCGGGCTCGGTCTCGAAGCGCACCACGGGATCAGGTGCGGGCTGGGGCCGGATGCCGCGCACGAACTCCTTGACCTGCGTGTAGCCGCCCGCGTAACCGGCGGCGCGGATCTCCTCGAAGAGACGCACCGACGAGAGCTCCGGATAGGCGTCGAGCCGAGTGCGGAGGATCGCCTCGAAAGGCGCCAGCTTGGCCGGCCGGCTCTGCCGCCGCGCCGGCTCCGGCAGCAGGCCCGTCTCGACATCGGGGGCGAGCTGGCCGGCGGCGATCCAGCGGTGAATGGTCCTGCGGTCGATCCCCAGCCGCTCGGCGATAGCGGACTTGGAGAGGCCCTGCTCCAGGTAGTGGACGAGTAGCACGCGTGTCTCTCGCTTGATCAACAGGCACCTCCCCAAAGGGTGAAGGCGCCAAGCTGAGGAGGAGACGCCGGGGCGGCTACCGCCGCCCCGCGTCAGGGTCTGGAGTGGGACATTTCGACCGCCAGAAGTGAGACATTACCCCCGCCGCCCACA from the Longimicrobium sp. genome contains:
- the istA gene encoding IS21 family transposase; amino-acid sequence: MGRCLLIKRETRVLLVHYLEQGLSKSAIAERLGIDRRTIHRWIAAGQLAPDVETGLLPEPARRQSRPAKLAPFEAILRTRLDAYPELSSVRLFEEIRAAGYAGGYTQVKEFVRGIRPQPAPDPVVRFETEPGVQGQVDFAEVRLPWGKRYALLVVLGYSRLLWLRFFPRQDMRTLFSGLEEAFAFFGGVPKELLFDQMASVITADLRDQGERLVANAEFLRFAAHWGFRVRACRPYRARTKGKVERPIRYLRENFLYGRDFLGDADLDAQAKAWLDSVANVRVHRTTGEQPWARFQAQEQHHLLPLAERPYRSLILLPSEPAAPVVQRTGRVEVEKRPLQTYARLAGGAA